The stretch of DNA TCTCGAAAACGGACTCGGCCTGGGTCATCTGCACGAGCTGGTAGAAAAGGCGGCCCACGGCAGGACCGACGATCGGGATATTGCGCTGGCGCGCCTGCTCCTCGATCTCGGTGAGGACTTCGTCGCGCGCGGGAAGCAGGCTGTGGATGTACTCGTCGATGCCGTCGATAAAGATTTCGCCCAAGGGAAGCTCCTTGTTAAGAGAGAAAAGCAGATTCCTCGCCGACTAAAGTCGCCTCGGAATGACAAAAACAAATCAGAAAACGAACAACTCGCAATGGCACGGCTAAAGCCGTACCCCTTCAAATCATTTCACAACAGCCGAGCCCTTATGAATCATTTCACGATCGCCGGTTCGAGTATCTTCAGTTCCCTGCTGTCGCCGGGTTTCATCTCCCAGACTTCGATGCCGAGGTCGCGCGAGACTTTTTCCAACTGCTTGGGGCGGCCGGTTAGTGGCGGGAAGGTGCCAAAGTGCATGGGGATGACGACCTTCGGGTGCAGCAGGTGGCATGCGTAGGCGGCTTCGACGGGGCCCATGGTGAAGAGGTCGCCGATGGGTAGCATGGCGTAATCGGGCGCATAGAGTTCGCGGATGATGGCCATGTCGCCAAACACATTGGTGTCGCCGGCGTGGTAGAGCGTGGGGCCGTGGGGAAACTTGATCACGTAGCCGGCGGGCTCGCCGCCATAAATGATCGAGCCATCGTCGTCCTGTATGCCGCAGGAGTGATCGGCGTGAACCATGGTTATTTTGATTCCCTCAAACTCCTGGCTGCCACCCTTGTTCATTGGGCTGATGTTCTGGGCGCCGTGCTTGCCGAGCCACTGGCAAAGCTCGAAGATGCCGATGAC from Terriglobia bacterium encodes:
- a CDS encoding metal-dependent hydrolase is translated as MTTTRPTITWLGHSTFKIEYAGRIILIDPWVSGNPACPDSQKKFKKLDLMICTHGHFDHIGDAVPLIREHQPKVIGIFELCQWLGKHGAQNISPMNKGGSQEFEGIKITMVHADHSCGIQDDDGSIIYGGEPAGYVIKFPHGPTLYHAGDTNVFGDMAIIRELYAPDYAMLPIGDLFTMGPVEAAYACHLLHPKVVIPMHFGTFPPLTGRPKQLEKVSRDLGIEVWEMKPGDSRELKILEPAIVK